From Streptomyces fungicidicus, one genomic window encodes:
- a CDS encoding bifunctional glycosyltransferase family 2/GtrA family protein, translated as MRSDSSPGTLPAREHLPAAGAGTPVLDVVIPVYNEEKDLKPCVRRLHEHLGRTFPYAFRVTIADNASTDSTPQVAARLTERFPEVRYVRLEQKGRGRALRTVWSASDAPVLAYMDVDLSTDLNALLPLVAPLISGHSDLAIGSRLSRSSRVVRGAKREFISRSYNLILRGSLQARFSDAQCGFKAIRRDVAQVLLPLVEDSGWFFDTELLVLSERAGLRIHEVPVDWVDDPDSTVHIVRTATDDLKGVWRVGRALATGSLPLDRLARPFGDDPRDRNLTDVPQGLARQLVGFCVVGVLSTLFYLLLYSGFRTFTGSQTANGLALLVSAVANTAANRRLTFGVRGRGGAVRHQAQGLVVFGIGLALTSGSLAALNAASSDPAHSTELAVLVAANLAATVLRFLLFRAWVFPDHDQPHEAAVPSRQDAAVTAAWQDATMPLQPVRSPLPTRASRPSVPDQRDHR; from the coding sequence ATGCGAAGCGATTCTTCTCCCGGCACCCTGCCGGCGCGGGAGCACCTCCCGGCCGCCGGAGCCGGTACGCCGGTCCTGGACGTAGTGATCCCCGTCTACAACGAGGAGAAGGACCTCAAGCCGTGCGTCCGCAGACTGCACGAGCACCTCGGCCGCACCTTCCCCTACGCGTTCCGCGTCACGATCGCCGACAACGCCTCCACGGACAGCACCCCGCAGGTGGCGGCCCGGCTGACGGAGCGGTTCCCGGAGGTGCGGTACGTGCGGCTGGAGCAGAAGGGCCGAGGGCGGGCGCTGCGGACCGTCTGGTCCGCCTCGGACGCCCCCGTCCTCGCCTACATGGACGTGGACCTGTCCACCGACCTGAACGCGCTGCTGCCGCTGGTCGCCCCGCTGATCTCCGGCCACTCCGACCTCGCCATCGGCTCCCGGCTCAGCCGCAGCTCACGCGTGGTGCGGGGCGCCAAACGGGAGTTCATCAGCCGCTCGTACAACCTGATCCTGCGCGGCTCGCTCCAGGCCCGCTTCTCGGACGCGCAGTGCGGGTTCAAGGCGATCCGCCGTGACGTGGCGCAGGTGCTGCTGCCGCTGGTGGAGGACAGCGGCTGGTTCTTCGACACCGAGCTGCTGGTCCTCTCCGAGCGGGCGGGACTGCGGATCCACGAGGTGCCGGTCGACTGGGTCGACGACCCCGACTCCACCGTGCACATCGTGAGGACGGCGACGGACGACCTCAAGGGCGTCTGGCGGGTCGGCAGGGCCCTGGCCACCGGCTCGCTGCCGCTGGACCGGCTCGCCCGGCCCTTCGGCGACGACCCGCGCGACCGGAACCTCACGGACGTGCCGCAGGGCCTGGCCCGCCAACTGGTCGGCTTCTGTGTCGTCGGCGTCCTGTCCACCCTCTTCTACCTGCTGCTCTACAGCGGCTTCCGCACCTTCACCGGCTCCCAGACCGCCAACGGCCTCGCCCTGCTGGTCTCGGCCGTCGCCAACACCGCCGCCAACCGGCGGCTCACCTTCGGGGTGCGGGGGCGCGGCGGAGCCGTACGGCACCAGGCGCAGGGCCTCGTCGTCTTCGGCATCGGGCTCGCCCTGACCAGCGGCTCGCTGGCCGCCCTGAACGCGGCCAGCAGCGACCCCGCGCACTCCACCGAGCTGGCGGTCCTGGTCGCGGCCAACCTCGCGGCGACGGTGCTGCGGTTCCTGCTCTTCCGGGCGTGGGTGTTCCCGGACCACGACCAGCCGCACGAGGCCGCCGTCCCCTCCAGGCAGGACGCCGCGGTCACCGCCGCCTGGCAGGACGCGACCATGCCGCTCCAGCCGGTCCGCTCGCCGCTGCCCACCCGCGCGTCCCGCCCTTCCGTTCCCGACCAGAGGGACCACCGATGA
- a CDS encoding sensor histidine kinase, translated as MSGRRRPRPRRRAGSPRTLRTRLVVASVALIAVVCAVIGTVTTLALRSHLYEQLDGQVAEVAKRAAGGPAKDEPLPRFPGDDGPLDFVTMGPQGIGTIGVTVEDGEATDGIVSERKTQDGVPTSQATPLGSAQLAAVATVPRDLRPHTVDIPGLGEYRVKYESGRNGEFYVALPTADADNTVNTLILVEISVTAAGLIAASLAGAVIVGVATRPLRRVAATATRVSELPLHSGEVNLEERVPESECDPHTEVGRVGAALNRMLDHIHGALRARQESETRVRQFVADASHELRTPLASIRGYAELTRRGREQVGPDTRHALRRIESEAGRMTLLVEDLLLLARLDAGRPLQFEETDLVPLVVDTISDARAAGQDHVWRLELPDEPAPVCADAARLQQVLVNLLGNARNHTPPGTTVTARVRRDGPWLCVDVLDDGPGIPPGLLPRVFERFARGDSARTRATGSTGLGLAIVQAVAAAHGGAVTVDSVPGRTAFTLHLPAMAPELLPEPHSQSRHSLTTWARQGG; from the coding sequence GTGAGCGGACGGCGGCGACCGCGTCCCCGGCGGCGAGCGGGCTCCCCGCGCACCCTGCGGACGCGGCTCGTCGTCGCGTCCGTGGCGCTGATCGCGGTGGTGTGCGCGGTGATCGGCACCGTGACCACCCTGGCGCTGCGCTCGCACCTGTACGAGCAGCTCGACGGGCAGGTGGCGGAGGTGGCCAAGCGCGCGGCGGGCGGCCCCGCCAAGGACGAGCCGCTCCCCCGGTTCCCGGGGGACGACGGGCCCCTGGACTTCGTCACCATGGGCCCGCAGGGCATCGGCACCATCGGCGTCACCGTCGAGGACGGCGAGGCCACCGACGGGATCGTCAGCGAGCGCAAGACGCAGGACGGGGTCCCGACGTCCCAGGCGACCCCGCTCGGCTCGGCCCAGCTCGCGGCCGTCGCCACCGTCCCCCGCGACCTGCGCCCGCACACCGTGGACATCCCGGGCCTGGGCGAGTACCGGGTGAAGTACGAGAGCGGCCGCAACGGCGAGTTCTACGTCGCCCTGCCCACCGCGGACGCGGACAACACGGTCAACACGCTGATCCTGGTCGAGATCAGCGTCACCGCCGCCGGTCTCATCGCCGCCTCCCTCGCCGGGGCCGTCATCGTCGGCGTCGCCACCCGCCCCCTGCGCAGGGTCGCCGCCACCGCCACCCGGGTCTCCGAACTGCCCCTGCACAGCGGCGAGGTCAACCTCGAGGAGCGGGTCCCGGAGTCCGAGTGCGATCCGCACACCGAGGTCGGCCGGGTCGGCGCCGCGCTGAACCGGATGCTCGACCACATCCACGGGGCGCTGCGCGCACGCCAGGAGAGCGAGACCCGGGTACGGCAGTTCGTCGCGGACGCCAGCCACGAGCTGCGGACGCCGCTCGCCTCCATCCGGGGCTACGCCGAACTCACCCGGCGCGGCCGGGAACAGGTCGGCCCCGACACCCGGCACGCGCTGCGCCGCATCGAGTCCGAGGCGGGCCGGATGACCCTGCTCGTGGAGGACCTGCTGCTGCTCGCCCGCCTGGACGCCGGGCGGCCCCTGCAGTTCGAGGAGACCGACCTCGTCCCGCTCGTCGTGGACACCATCAGCGACGCCCGCGCCGCCGGCCAGGACCACGTCTGGCGCCTCGAACTGCCCGACGAACCCGCGCCGGTGTGCGCCGACGCCGCCCGGCTCCAGCAGGTGCTCGTCAACCTGCTCGGCAACGCCCGCAACCACACCCCGCCGGGCACCACCGTCACCGCCCGGGTCCGCCGCGACGGCCCCTGGCTCTGCGTGGACGTGCTGGACGACGGGCCGGGCATCCCGCCCGGACTGCTCCCGCGCGTCTTCGAACGGTTCGCGCGCGGCGACTCGGCGCGCACCCGTGCCACCGGATCCACCGGCCTCGGCCTGGCCATCGTGCAGGCCGTGGCGGCCGCGCACGGCGGCGCCGTGACCGTCGACAGCGTGCCGGGACGGACCGCGTTCACGCTCCATCTCCCCGCGATGGCACCGGAGTTGCTGCCCGAGCCGCACTCACAGTCACGGCACAGCCTCACCACATGGGCACGACAGGGCGGCTGA
- a CDS encoding response regulator transcription factor — MTTISPQGRTELLRPDGSPVRVLVVDDEQSITELLSMALRYEGWQIRSAGDGQGALRTAREFRPDAVVLDMMLPDMDGLAILGRLRRELPDVPVLFLTAKDAVEDRIAGLTAGGDDYVTKPFSLEEVVARLRGLIRRSGAADRRSESMLVVGDLTLDEDSHEVTRGGDGIHLTATEFELLRFLMRNPRRVLSKAQILDRVWSYDFGGQANVVELYISYLRRKIDAGREPMIHTRRGAGYLIKPAVS, encoded by the coding sequence ATGACCACGATCTCGCCCCAGGGGCGCACCGAACTGCTGAGGCCGGACGGGAGCCCCGTCCGCGTGCTTGTGGTGGACGACGAGCAGTCGATCACCGAACTGCTCTCCATGGCCCTGCGCTACGAGGGCTGGCAGATCCGCAGCGCGGGGGACGGCCAGGGCGCCCTGCGGACCGCGCGCGAGTTCCGGCCCGACGCCGTCGTCCTGGACATGATGCTGCCCGACATGGACGGCCTGGCCATCCTCGGCCGGCTGCGCCGCGAACTGCCGGACGTGCCCGTGCTGTTCCTGACCGCCAAGGACGCCGTCGAGGACCGTATCGCCGGGCTCACCGCGGGCGGCGACGACTACGTCACCAAGCCGTTCAGCCTGGAGGAGGTCGTCGCGCGGCTGCGCGGGCTGATCCGGCGCTCCGGCGCGGCCGACCGCCGCTCCGAGTCGATGCTGGTCGTCGGTGACCTCACCCTCGACGAGGACAGCCACGAGGTCACCCGGGGCGGCGACGGCATCCACCTCACCGCGACCGAGTTCGAGCTGCTGCGCTTCCTCATGCGCAACCCGCGGCGCGTGCTCAGCAAGGCGCAGATACTCGACCGGGTCTGGTCGTACGACTTCGGCGGGCAGGCCAACGTGGTCGAGCTGTACATCTCGTATCTGCGCCGGAAGATCGACGCGGGCCGGGAACCGATGATCCACACCCGGCGCGGCGCCGGCTACCTGATCAAGCCCGCGGTCTCGTGA
- a CDS encoding amidohydrolase family protein, translating to MSDHPGARAEADGIRRFWEGLGLPGLVDVHTHFMPERVLRKVWAYFDALGPLTGGVEWPITYREEEDERAALLREFGVRAFTAMLYPHKPGMARWLNGWAAGFAGRTPDSLHTATLFPEPGVAGYVREAVEAGARVFKAHVQVGAYDPADEALDAAWGLLAEAGVPVVIHCGSGPAPGKHTGPGPVARVLARHPRLRLVVAHMGMPEYEDFLDLAQRYGEVRLDTTMAFTDFSERMAPFPRQSLPRLAALGDRVLLGTDFPNIPYPYLHQLHALERLDLGEEWLRAVCHDNAARLFGLPG from the coding sequence ATGAGCGATCACCCCGGCGCCCGCGCCGAAGCCGACGGCATACGCCGCTTCTGGGAGGGGCTCGGGCTGCCCGGGCTCGTCGACGTGCACACGCACTTCATGCCGGAGCGGGTGCTGCGCAAGGTGTGGGCCTACTTCGACGCGCTCGGACCGCTGACCGGCGGCGTCGAGTGGCCGATCACCTACCGCGAGGAGGAGGACGAGCGGGCCGCGCTGTTGCGGGAGTTCGGCGTGCGGGCGTTCACCGCCATGCTCTACCCGCACAAGCCGGGCATGGCACGCTGGCTGAACGGCTGGGCGGCCGGCTTCGCGGGCCGCACCCCCGACTCTCTGCACACCGCGACGCTCTTCCCCGAACCCGGTGTCGCCGGTTACGTCCGGGAAGCGGTCGAGGCGGGCGCGCGGGTCTTCAAGGCGCATGTGCAGGTGGGCGCGTACGACCCGGCCGACGAGGCGCTCGACGCGGCCTGGGGGCTGCTCGCCGAGGCTGGTGTCCCGGTGGTGATCCACTGCGGGTCCGGCCCTGCGCCCGGCAAGCACACCGGCCCCGGGCCGGTCGCCCGGGTGCTGGCCCGGCACCCCCGGCTGCGGCTGGTGGTGGCGCACATGGGGATGCCCGAGTACGAGGACTTCCTGGACCTCGCCCAGCGGTACGGGGAGGTGCGGCTGGACACCACGATGGCGTTCACCGACTTCAGCGAACGCATGGCGCCGTTCCCCCGCCAGTCCCTGCCCCGGCTGGCCGCCCTCGGCGACCGCGTCCTGCTCGGCACCGACTTCCCCAACATCCCGTATCCGTACCTCCACCAGCTGCACGCCCTGGAGCGCCTGGACCTAGGGGAGGAGTGGCTGCGGGCGGTCTGCCACGACAACGCGGCCCGGCTCTTCGGCCTCCCCGGCTGA
- a CDS encoding DUF2797 domain-containing protein, with protein MAQAWRCSGLRWSADGPVLAWEGGRCSALTWGKRVAFGVAEGGVRTCVGARGHACPLGAAVPGRSTGARCEECARLDRAHSVAADTLADDPRPYRVYLAWFGPGMAKVGITAVRRGPARLLEQGAVCFSWLGTGPLMAARRTEELLRAALRVPDRIPYADKRAVRAVLPAGDGERAAELADLHARAVALTGWPESLAREPFRPVDHVGVFGLAGATAAAAEVRELVAGGTVSGELVAAAGPDLHLATGTGQGVVVLDTRLLTGWGLLPAAGGEFSVPVRAVRDRAAAAQDGLF; from the coding sequence ATGGCACAGGCGTGGAGATGCTCGGGGCTGCGGTGGTCGGCCGACGGCCCCGTGCTGGCCTGGGAGGGCGGCCGCTGTTCCGCGCTGACCTGGGGGAAACGGGTGGCGTTCGGGGTCGCGGAAGGGGGAGTGCGGACATGCGTGGGGGCACGGGGGCACGCCTGTCCGCTGGGGGCGGCGGTCCCGGGGCGGAGCACGGGGGCCCGCTGCGAGGAGTGCGCCCGGCTGGACCGGGCGCACTCGGTGGCGGCCGACACCCTCGCGGACGACCCGCGGCCCTACCGCGTGTATCTGGCGTGGTTCGGGCCCGGGATGGCCAAGGTGGGGATCACCGCGGTGCGGCGCGGGCCGGCGCGGCTGCTGGAGCAGGGGGCGGTCTGCTTCAGCTGGCTGGGGACGGGGCCGCTGATGGCGGCGCGGCGCACCGAGGAACTGCTGCGCGCCGCGCTCCGGGTGCCCGACCGGATCCCCTACGCCGACAAGCGGGCGGTGCGGGCGGTCCTCCCCGCGGGGGACGGGGAGCGGGCCGCGGAGCTCGCCGACCTGCACGCGCGGGCGGTGGCCCTGACCGGATGGCCGGAGTCGCTCGCCCGTGAGCCGTTCCGGCCCGTCGACCACGTCGGGGTGTTCGGGCTGGCGGGGGCGACGGCCGCCGCGGCGGAGGTGCGCGAGCTGGTCGCCGGGGGCACGGTCAGCGGGGAGCTGGTGGCCGCGGCCGGGCCGGATCTGCATCTGGCGACGGGGACCGGGCAGGGCGTGGTGGTGCTGGACACCCGGCTGCTGACGGGGTGGGGGCTGCTCCCGGCCGCGGGCGGGGAGTTCTCGGTGCCGGTCCGGGCGGTCAGGGACCGGGCGGCGGCGGCACAGGACGGGCTGTTCTGA
- a CDS encoding DUF7144 family membrane protein — protein MASNVGGTRHHQAGWEAKSPWATSWTAAAAVLMTFGGIMAIFQGISAIAQDNVFVTTQNFTYEFSLTGWGWIHLILGALVTAAGLALFTGAAWARVVGIVLAGLSMVANFVWLPHAPVWSVALLIIDGFIIWALCAPRRESRV, from the coding sequence ATGGCGAGCAATGTCGGCGGTACCCGCCACCACCAGGCAGGGTGGGAGGCCAAGAGCCCTTGGGCCACCAGCTGGACGGCCGCGGCGGCGGTTCTGATGACGTTCGGCGGCATCATGGCGATCTTCCAGGGCATCTCCGCCATCGCCCAGGACAACGTCTTCGTCACCACTCAGAACTTCACCTACGAGTTCAGCCTGACCGGCTGGGGCTGGATCCACCTGATCCTCGGCGCCCTGGTGACCGCCGCGGGTCTCGCCCTGTTCACGGGGGCCGCCTGGGCACGGGTGGTGGGCATCGTGCTGGCCGGGCTCAGCATGGTCGCCAACTTCGTGTGGCTGCCCCACGCACCGGTCTGGTCGGTCGCCCTCCTCATCATCGACGGCTTCATCATCTGGGCCCTGTGCGCACCGCGTCGCGAGTCCCGCGTCTGA
- a CDS encoding potassium channel family protein, whose protein sequence is MVTAFFLLPLDGLGPHRPALSWTLFILALVLVAILLLRQVVHVMLGLPNIRPGLVIPLLMTLSILVFASTYLSLAQLPGELVGLDTRLDALYFTLVTLATIGYGDITPHGQTARLVTILQIVYSFIFLTAAATALTNYFRTTLSHREKPRRPQ, encoded by the coding sequence ATGGTCACCGCCTTCTTCCTGCTGCCCCTGGACGGGCTGGGCCCGCACCGGCCGGCCCTGAGCTGGACCCTCTTCATCCTGGCCCTGGTGCTGGTGGCCATCCTGCTGCTGCGGCAGGTGGTGCACGTCATGCTCGGCCTCCCGAACATACGTCCGGGGCTGGTCATCCCCCTGCTGATGACCCTGTCCATCCTGGTGTTCGCGTCCACCTACCTGTCCCTGGCCCAGCTCCCCGGCGAGCTCGTCGGACTCGACACCCGCCTCGACGCCCTGTACTTCACCCTGGTCACCCTCGCCACCATCGGCTACGGCGACATCACCCCGCACGGGCAGACGGCGCGCCTGGTCACCATCCTGCAGATCGTCTACTCCTTCATCTTCCTCACGGCTGCGGCCACCGCCCTGACCAATTACTTCCGCACCACGCTCAGTCACCGCGAGAAGCCCCGCCGTCCCCAGTGA
- a CDS encoding SRPBCC family protein, whose translation MRNTHERWWPVAPEKVAPLLDSLASENDRLWPVDDWPPMTFDRPLGVGATGGHGSMTYTVVAYTPGRMVTFELTPGLGLRGHHRFVVEPQTRGGHAGTVVRHEASARVHGRMVWMWPLITRWVHDAVVEDALDRCHRELMGTPPERPARWSPWVRRLRVKRGLPAERSAPREA comes from the coding sequence GTGCGTAACACTCATGAGCGTTGGTGGCCGGTGGCTCCCGAGAAGGTCGCCCCGCTGCTCGACTCGCTCGCCTCCGAGAACGACCGGCTGTGGCCGGTGGACGACTGGCCCCCGATGACGTTCGACCGGCCCCTCGGGGTGGGCGCGACCGGAGGCCACGGGAGCATGACCTACACCGTCGTGGCCTACACGCCGGGGCGGATGGTCACCTTCGAGCTCACTCCCGGACTGGGCCTGCGCGGCCACCACCGCTTCGTCGTCGAGCCGCAGACGCGCGGGGGGCACGCCGGGACGGTGGTGCGGCACGAGGCATCCGCCCGCGTCCACGGGCGGATGGTGTGGATGTGGCCGCTGATCACCCGCTGGGTGCACGACGCCGTGGTCGAGGACGCGCTGGACCGCTGCCACCGTGAGTTGATGGGCACGCCCCCGGAGCGGCCCGCACGGTGGAGTCCGTGGGTGCGCCGGCTGCGCGTCAAGCGGGGCCTACCCGCCGAGCGCAGCGCTCCCCGCGAGGCCTGA
- a CDS encoding SSI family serine proteinase inhibitor, with translation MSQVVPQVVSRIRSRLVAGAAASAAALAALSAAPPAAHAQEPSPSGDRLTVTVRDAGGGTDGTFEIHCRPSGGSHPDPAGACAAVERNTRWGKDVFAPAPRDAVCTMQYGGAATARVTGTWAGRPVDAAYSRKNGCEIARWDRLVPLLPEARGAGRP, from the coding sequence ATGTCACAGGTCGTCCCGCAGGTCGTCTCGCGGATCAGGTCCCGGCTCGTCGCCGGCGCCGCCGCCTCCGCGGCCGCACTCGCCGCACTGTCCGCCGCACCGCCCGCGGCGCACGCCCAGGAACCGTCCCCGTCCGGTGACCGCCTCACCGTCACCGTGCGGGACGCGGGCGGTGGGACGGACGGGACGTTCGAGATCCACTGCCGGCCGAGCGGCGGCAGCCATCCCGACCCGGCCGGGGCGTGCGCGGCCGTCGAGCGGAACACGCGGTGGGGGAAGGACGTCTTCGCCCCCGCGCCCCGGGACGCCGTCTGCACCATGCAGTACGGCGGGGCCGCCACCGCCCGTGTCACCGGCACCTGGGCCGGCCGCCCCGTCGACGCGGCGTACAGCAGGAAGAACGGGTGCGAGATCGCCCGCTGGGACCGGCTCGTGCCGCTGCTGCCCGAAGCGCGCGGCGCGGGGCGCCCCTGA